In the Grimontia kaedaensis genome, one interval contains:
- a CDS encoding ABC transporter substrate-binding protein, with translation MPHILRLFVLLWLVPGFVVAKPQDTIVVLTSFPESFYTPIKTAFEKAHPSLNLQVLNKKTPAVIQHIANERSPKSDLVWMSSADAMATLQSKSLIDEPVTFAWSQFVFFWHNDKLSELGISSPKRWEDLLSPSFHQQIAISAPSRSGTNHLLIEIILQQYGWEDGWAYLSQLGGNLATVTARSFGVREGVIKQRFTLGPVVDFFYRSALAEGHPVGFEPVPNTPLIAAKIAHIRSQSKNTSSEKFVKFLLSDSGQNLLSLPNVNRISLQQGERITEQNPSPVFDPYLSAMRYHAVNALFDQLITNRLADLQTFWQQWHQIQSDNIDIETQDKLNAIFEQATAVPISHEEAADQHLNNMLSPERRYTDTFQSVTGDWRKTLSQNLDAATAALETIKLERNQ, from the coding sequence ATGCCACACATACTACGTTTGTTCGTCCTTTTGTGGCTAGTCCCTGGGTTTGTTGTTGCAAAGCCTCAGGATACCATCGTGGTGCTGACCTCTTTTCCTGAGAGTTTTTATACACCTATTAAAACTGCCTTTGAAAAAGCGCACCCGTCACTTAACCTGCAAGTACTCAACAAAAAAACACCGGCGGTTATTCAGCATATTGCTAATGAACGGTCACCGAAGTCAGATTTAGTGTGGATGTCTTCTGCTGATGCTATGGCCACTCTACAAAGTAAATCTCTGATCGACGAACCAGTCACATTCGCTTGGTCTCAGTTTGTCTTTTTTTGGCATAACGACAAACTGTCCGAGTTAGGCATTTCCTCCCCTAAACGTTGGGAAGACTTGCTTAGTCCAAGCTTTCATCAGCAAATAGCTATCAGCGCGCCATCCCGTTCAGGAACCAATCACCTTCTTATAGAAATCATTCTCCAACAATATGGCTGGGAAGACGGATGGGCTTATTTAAGCCAATTGGGTGGAAATCTAGCCACAGTCACAGCGAGAAGCTTCGGTGTGCGGGAGGGTGTCATTAAACAAAGGTTTACGCTCGGTCCAGTGGTCGACTTCTTTTACAGAAGTGCGCTAGCAGAGGGCCACCCAGTCGGCTTTGAACCCGTGCCTAATACTCCTCTTATTGCTGCCAAAATTGCACATATCCGTAGCCAGTCAAAGAATACGTCGAGTGAAAAGTTCGTCAAATTTCTATTGTCAGATAGCGGACAAAACTTGCTGTCGTTACCCAATGTGAACCGAATATCGTTGCAACAAGGAGAGCGTATCACTGAGCAGAACCCTAGCCCAGTGTTTGACCCGTATCTGTCGGCCATGCGATATCACGCTGTGAATGCCCTTTTTGATCAGTTAATTACCAATCGACTGGCAGATCTTCAGACCTTCTGGCAGCAGTGGCACCAAATTCAAAGCGACAACATAGATATAGAAACACAGGACAAACTCAACGCAATATTTGAACAAGCAACGGCTGTCCCGATTTCTCACGAGGAAGCCGCAGACCAGCATTTAAATAACATGCTTAGCCCTGAGCGCCGTTATACCGACACATTCCAATCAGTGACAGGCGACTGGAGGAAGACGCTATCTCAAAATCTTGATGCGGCAACAGCGGCATTGGAAACCATCAAGCTGGAGCGTAACCAATGA
- a CDS encoding TRAP transporter large permease: protein MSYELIALLMFSSMMLMLLTGQRVFAAIGSVAVIASLLLWGDGGSEIAFGAAMKLMKWYPLLTLPLFIYMGYMLSESGIAEDLYKMFHVWMGPIHGGLAIGTILLMVAISAMNGLSVAGMAIGASIALPELLRRGYDKIMVTGVIQAGSSLGILVPPSVVLVLYGMIARQPVGQLWLAGLLPGLLMASMFIIYIVVRCKMQPHLGPALSEEERNVPMSEKLKLLRAGILPLAIFFSMTGLFLMGVTSLVESSAVGALAATIAAIVKRRMTKEVMENTLRKTLAISCMFMWIILAALCFGAVFDGLGAVKAIEALFIDRLGLTPWEVLILMQLSYLIMGTFLDDTAMLVIVAPLYVPLVKLLGFDLIWYGVLYTITCQIAYMTPPFGYNLFLMRAMAPPEVSLTDIYRSIVPFVLIMICALVIVMAFPQIALWLPEWHYSR, encoded by the coding sequence ATGAGTTATGAACTGATCGCTCTCCTTATGTTTTCCTCCATGATGCTCATGCTTCTGACTGGGCAACGGGTATTCGCTGCCATTGGCTCTGTCGCTGTCATTGCTTCCCTTTTGCTATGGGGAGACGGTGGTTCAGAAATCGCCTTTGGCGCAGCCATGAAGTTGATGAAGTGGTATCCACTACTGACATTGCCGCTGTTTATCTACATGGGCTACATGCTGTCAGAGTCCGGTATCGCGGAAGATCTCTACAAAATGTTCCATGTCTGGATGGGTCCGATTCACGGCGGCTTGGCCATCGGCACAATTCTATTGATGGTCGCCATTTCTGCGATGAATGGCCTCAGCGTGGCAGGTATGGCCATCGGCGCAAGTATCGCTCTCCCCGAACTATTGCGGCGGGGGTATGACAAGATCATGGTCACCGGGGTGATACAGGCAGGCAGTTCGCTCGGGATATTGGTACCGCCAAGCGTGGTATTGGTTCTCTACGGGATGATTGCGCGCCAGCCTGTAGGACAACTTTGGCTTGCCGGCTTATTGCCTGGTCTGCTGATGGCGAGCATGTTCATTATCTATATCGTCGTTCGCTGCAAAATGCAGCCGCATTTGGGACCAGCGCTATCTGAAGAAGAGCGCAACGTACCCATGAGCGAAAAGCTCAAACTGCTTCGGGCGGGTATTCTTCCGCTCGCGATTTTCTTCTCGATGACGGGTTTGTTCCTGATGGGTGTCACCAGCTTGGTGGAAAGCTCTGCGGTCGGCGCGCTGGCAGCGACCATTGCAGCCATCGTCAAGCGTCGTATGACCAAAGAAGTCATGGAAAATACGCTGCGTAAAACCCTCGCCATCAGCTGCATGTTCATGTGGATCATTCTCGCCGCCCTTTGTTTCGGCGCGGTGTTCGACGGTTTGGGTGCCGTGAAAGCCATAGAAGCGCTGTTTATCGACAGGCTCGGCCTCACACCGTGGGAAGTGCTGATCCTGATGCAGTTGTCCTACCTCATCATGGGTACCTTCCTCGACGACACTGCCATGTTGGTTATCGTTGCCCCTCTCTATGTGCCATTGGTGAAATTACTCGGCTTCGACCTTATCTGGTATGGCGTGCTTTATACCATTACCTGTCAGATCGCCTACATGACGCCGCCATTTGGCTACAACCTATTCCTGATGCGTGCGATGGCACCGCCCGAGGTATCACTGACCGACATTTACCGCTCTATCGTGCCGTTTGTTCTCATCATGATCTGTGCGCTTGTCATTGTCATGGCATTCCCTCAGATCGCGCTCTGGCTGCCGGAATGGCACTACAGCCGATAG
- a CDS encoding TRAP transporter substrate-binding protein codes for MSNNRRDFLKKAGIVGAASSTAILGAPAVVSAKEPIRWRLQTYAGPALAEHVIKPAVDAFNAAANGEMVIELYFADQLVPTGELFRAMQKGTIDAVQSDDDSIAAPVDISVFGGYFPFATRYSLDVPVLFEEYGLKEIWQEAYGEVKGVTWLSAGSWDPCHFATVDPIRSLADLKGKRIFTFPTAGRFLSRFGVIPVTLPWEDVEVAVQTGELDGIAWSGITEDYTVGWADVTNYFLTNNISGAWCGSFFANTERWNALPEHLKVLFNLMMDSSHYYRQHWYWGGEAKLRTSGTKMQLTTIPDEEWRQVEVEAYKFWDEIAETSPRNARVIEIFKEYAGVMEKAGKPYRYS; via the coding sequence ATGAGTAACAACAGACGTGATTTTCTGAAAAAGGCAGGTATCGTCGGCGCTGCCAGTTCAACGGCGATTCTGGGTGCACCAGCTGTTGTATCCGCCAAGGAACCTATTCGCTGGAGACTACAGACCTATGCTGGCCCAGCGCTCGCTGAGCATGTTATCAAACCTGCTGTAGATGCGTTTAACGCTGCAGCCAATGGTGAAATGGTCATTGAGCTGTATTTCGCCGACCAGCTTGTTCCAACGGGCGAGTTGTTCCGCGCAATGCAAAAAGGCACGATTGATGCGGTGCAAAGTGATGACGACTCCATCGCTGCACCTGTCGATATCTCCGTGTTTGGCGGCTATTTCCCCTTCGCGACCCGCTATAGCCTTGATGTTCCAGTACTGTTTGAAGAATACGGCTTGAAAGAAATCTGGCAGGAAGCCTATGGCGAGGTCAAAGGTGTGACCTGGTTAAGTGCGGGTTCATGGGATCCTTGCCACTTCGCAACGGTAGACCCAATCCGCAGTCTGGCAGACTTGAAAGGGAAACGTATCTTTACCTTCCCAACTGCTGGCCGATTCCTTTCCCGTTTCGGTGTTATCCCCGTCACTCTGCCTTGGGAAGATGTGGAAGTGGCAGTTCAGACCGGCGAACTGGATGGCATTGCATGGTCTGGTATTACAGAAGACTACACCGTTGGCTGGGCAGATGTGACCAACTACTTCCTGACGAATAATATCTCCGGCGCCTGGTGTGGTTCTTTCTTTGCCAACACTGAGCGTTGGAATGCACTGCCAGAACACCTGAAAGTGCTCTTTAACCTCATGATGGACTCTTCACACTATTATCGTCAGCACTGGTATTGGGGCGGAGAAGCGAAACTCAGAACAAGTGGCACCAAGATGCAGCTGACCACAATTCCAGATGAAGAGTGGCGTCAGGTTGAGGTCGAGGCTTACAAATTCTGGGACGAAATCGCTGAAACCAGTCCACGAAATGCTCGGGTGATAGAAATATTTAAAGAATATGCAGGAGTGATGGAGAAAGCGGGTAAGCCATACCGATATTCATAA
- a CDS encoding ABC transporter permease — protein sequence MSNVSISQSDKPVSANSKGLWRKVREDWALYLSAALIALFVVVFLFVPVLKVIFVAFQDPDGSLTLVNFKDFFGSSLFRESFFNSFYVAFMSVIVASIIAMPLAYFTSRFQFRGTVLIQTLGIVPLIMPPFIGAVAMQLLFGENGSVNLLLDEYFGFTIPIMEGLNGVVFVQSVHYFPFILINLSAALQNIDRSMEESAQSLGSSGLRLFRRIVFPLAMPGYVAGASLVFVKVFDDLGTPLLLNVNNMLAPQAYLRISSVGITDPMGYVISVILVVFSAFALWISFQALKGKDYSTNQKGGGGLSKRELRPLEMIGCYAVIALILLLVLAPHFALLLLSFGTIWSFSPLPDGFTLDHYATAITQASEFITNTLLYAGLAGLIDVILGTAIAYLVWRTKIKGRKWLDFGAMAALAVPGVVLGIGYLRTFYDVELPIIGTSMATWWGIIVIALSVRRLPYALRSCVAALQQVSPSFEEASENLGATRAKTIRRIVVPLMAAGILAGFVTAFATAAVELSATIMLVSQESDAPLAYGLYLFMQSASGRGPGAALGVIAVVIVGLATYLSHTIVERTRQAHGEKQH from the coding sequence ATGAGCAATGTCTCTATATCTCAGTCCGACAAACCAGTCAGTGCCAATTCAAAGGGGCTTTGGCGCAAGGTTCGTGAAGATTGGGCCTTATACCTAAGCGCCGCGCTCATCGCGCTATTTGTTGTAGTATTTTTGTTTGTGCCCGTCTTAAAAGTTATTTTTGTTGCCTTTCAAGACCCTGATGGCTCGCTGACTCTGGTGAACTTCAAAGACTTCTTTGGTTCAAGCTTGTTCAGAGAGTCGTTCTTTAACTCATTTTATGTGGCATTTATGTCGGTTATCGTGGCCTCAATCATTGCCATGCCACTTGCCTATTTCACCAGTCGATTTCAGTTTCGCGGAACCGTTCTGATCCAAACTCTGGGTATCGTGCCACTGATTATGCCTCCCTTCATCGGCGCAGTGGCGATGCAACTGCTTTTTGGTGAAAACGGCAGTGTGAACCTCCTGCTGGATGAATACTTCGGCTTCACCATTCCCATAATGGAAGGGCTAAATGGTGTCGTTTTCGTCCAGAGTGTTCATTATTTTCCATTTATTCTCATTAACTTGTCTGCAGCATTGCAGAACATTGACCGTTCAATGGAAGAGTCCGCACAATCACTTGGCTCATCAGGATTAAGACTATTCAGACGCATCGTATTCCCACTGGCGATGCCTGGATACGTCGCTGGTGCGTCCTTAGTGTTTGTGAAGGTTTTTGATGATCTGGGCACACCTCTCCTGTTAAACGTCAACAATATGCTCGCACCACAAGCCTACCTTCGTATTTCATCGGTCGGTATCACAGACCCAATGGGATATGTCATCTCGGTCATTCTGGTCGTATTTTCGGCGTTTGCACTGTGGATTTCCTTTCAGGCTCTGAAAGGAAAGGACTACTCAACCAATCAAAAAGGCGGAGGTGGCTTGTCAAAACGCGAGCTACGCCCATTAGAAATGATTGGTTGCTATGCTGTCATAGCCCTTATTCTTCTGCTGGTCCTGGCCCCACATTTTGCCCTACTGCTACTTTCCTTTGGCACTATCTGGAGCTTCAGCCCATTGCCTGATGGGTTTACCTTGGATCACTACGCAACGGCTATCACCCAAGCCTCAGAGTTCATTACCAACACGCTACTTTATGCAGGTTTAGCTGGGTTAATTGATGTCATTCTTGGTACCGCCATTGCCTATCTGGTTTGGCGCACGAAAATTAAGGGAAGAAAATGGCTCGACTTTGGTGCGATGGCAGCATTGGCAGTACCTGGTGTTGTACTCGGTATCGGCTACCTTCGCACCTTCTATGATGTAGAGTTGCCCATCATCGGAACCTCCATGGCAACATGGTGGGGCATTATCGTGATTGCACTTTCCGTTCGCCGGCTGCCCTACGCGTTGCGCTCATGTGTTGCAGCTCTCCAACAAGTCAGCCCTTCATTTGAAGAAGCATCTGAAAACCTGGGTGCAACGAGGGCAAAAACTATTCGTCGTATCGTCGTTCCTCTAATGGCTGCAGGTATTCTGGCTGGTTTCGTCACTGCATTTGCTACTGCGGCTGTCGAACTATCTGCCACCATCATGTTGGTCTCTCAAGAATCTGATGCGCCCCTTGCGTATGGTCTCTATCTCTTTATGCAAAGTGCTTCCGGTCGTGGTCCTGGTGCAGCTCTGGGTGTCATCGCTGTTGTGATTGTTGGCCTCGCAACCTATCTATCGCACACGATTGTGGAACGCACACGTCAGGCACACGGTGAAAAACAACATTAA
- a CDS encoding sigma-54-dependent transcriptional regulator yields the protein MSNGRIVLVEDDKELRESLKEILELQNFTVTGFAGADMALASLQYNSDAIVISDIRMPTMDGITFLKHLQKLDSTLPVILISGHADIETALESVKLGAFDFVEKPLRPERLIGLAGKAAQHRALTLENRRLKQNKQRDITVDQLLIGQSDVMQKLKQRLITLANADINIVINGETGTGKEKIARTLHSQSSRKNRPFVAINCGAMPENLIESELFGHEAGSFTGANKKRIGKIEYASGGTLFLDEIESMPLTAQIRLLRVIQEGELERVGSNETVKVDLKVLSAAKGDLLALSQEGTFRQDLYYRLNVASLDIPPLRERKSDIPQLLGYFLYEAEKRLGEVAPTLTSIHFQQLMSHDWPGNVRELMNEADRIVLGISDLIFTNDADACHSLSHQLAQYEFSVLHHTLKMFHGHIANAAEYLDIPRKNLYLRMKKYGLNKESYLVDNLKDVE from the coding sequence ATGTCTAACGGCCGCATAGTGTTGGTAGAAGATGACAAGGAGCTAAGAGAGAGTCTTAAAGAAATTCTGGAATTACAAAACTTTACTGTGACTGGCTTCGCCGGGGCCGACATGGCACTGGCTAGTCTCCAATACAACAGTGACGCCATCGTGATTTCTGATATCCGTATGCCAACGATGGATGGGATTACTTTTCTCAAACATCTTCAAAAGCTTGACTCCACCTTGCCTGTTATCCTTATTTCAGGGCATGCAGACATAGAAACCGCTCTGGAATCCGTCAAGCTTGGTGCGTTTGATTTCGTTGAAAAGCCACTCCGCCCTGAGCGTCTTATTGGCCTGGCAGGCAAAGCAGCCCAGCATCGGGCCCTTACGCTTGAAAACAGGCGCTTAAAACAGAATAAGCAACGTGATATCACCGTTGACCAACTGCTTATCGGCCAATCAGATGTGATGCAAAAGCTAAAACAACGTCTTATCACACTGGCAAATGCCGACATCAATATCGTCATTAATGGTGAAACAGGTACGGGCAAAGAAAAGATAGCAAGAACTTTGCACAGCCAGTCCAGCCGGAAAAATCGTCCTTTTGTCGCGATTAACTGTGGTGCAATGCCTGAGAACCTCATCGAGTCTGAACTGTTTGGTCACGAAGCAGGCAGCTTTACAGGCGCAAACAAAAAGCGGATAGGAAAAATTGAGTACGCTTCAGGGGGAACACTATTCCTGGACGAAATCGAGAGTATGCCGCTAACTGCTCAAATACGTTTATTGCGGGTGATACAGGAAGGTGAACTTGAACGTGTAGGCAGTAATGAGACAGTAAAGGTTGATCTTAAAGTACTTTCAGCAGCAAAAGGAGATCTTCTTGCGCTCTCTCAGGAAGGTACATTCCGACAGGACCTTTACTACCGGCTTAACGTTGCATCACTCGATATTCCACCGTTACGGGAGCGTAAGTCTGATATTCCCCAACTGTTGGGCTACTTTCTCTATGAAGCTGAAAAGCGGTTGGGGGAAGTTGCACCAACGCTAACCTCTATCCATTTCCAACAACTCATGTCTCACGACTGGCCAGGTAATGTGAGGGAGTTGATGAACGAAGCAGATCGTATTGTCCTTGGCATCTCTGACCTGATTTTTACCAATGATGCTGACGCCTGCCATTCTCTCTCACATCAGTTGGCCCAGTACGAGTTTTCAGTGCTTCATCACACCTTGAAGATGTTTCATGGCCACATTGCCAATGCTGCAGAATATCTGGATATACCACGTAAGAACCTTTATCTGCGCATGAAGAAATATGGCTTAAATAAAGAGAGTTACCTCGTTGATAATCTTAAAGATGTTGAGTAG
- a CDS encoding ABC transporter substrate-binding protein produces the protein MTASKHQGLTGKYVKVSLASSIILALSSTSSLAMSDKDLVIVTSFPNDVTDVYKKAFEKKYPNINVEVLSKKTTAGIKYLQETSSNNKSDIFWASAPDAFEVLKDNNLLAAYQSSVSGIPEKVGTFPINDPDGFYKGFALSGYGMMWNERYMKAKKLPTPKEWHDLADPVYHKHVGMSAPSRSGTTHLTVEAILQGEGWEQGWSTLKSISGNFKTVTERSFGVPDGVNSGSFGVGIVIDFFGLSSKATGFPVDFHYPTVTALVPANVGMVSNAPNNEAAAAFIDFLLSEEGQALLLDKKIQRLPVNPAAYASTPEGFPNPFTGEQLGTVDFNLDVSKSRYNVVNSLFDVMVTYRLDELREATKAIQEAEAKAKAAKNSEAMNLVAEAKLLVSAVPITAEQASDPKFAGIFTKKRKKASDKVEARQAEIEQEWDKTTLANYQKATELAEQAIELL, from the coding sequence ATGACAGCAAGCAAACATCAAGGATTGACGGGTAAGTATGTAAAAGTCTCATTGGCTTCATCAATAATACTTGCGCTTAGCAGTACTTCATCACTGGCAATGTCTGATAAAGACCTCGTGATTGTCACTTCATTTCCCAATGACGTCACCGATGTCTACAAAAAGGCTTTCGAGAAAAAGTACCCCAACATTAACGTCGAAGTTCTTTCCAAGAAAACGACTGCGGGAATTAAGTACTTACAAGAGACATCGAGTAACAATAAATCTGACATTTTTTGGGCGTCTGCACCAGACGCTTTCGAGGTGCTAAAAGATAATAACCTCCTTGCCGCATACCAATCTTCCGTGAGCGGTATACCTGAAAAAGTCGGTACCTTCCCGATTAATGACCCTGACGGTTTCTATAAAGGCTTTGCGCTTTCTGGCTACGGCATGATGTGGAATGAGCGCTACATGAAAGCCAAAAAGCTGCCGACTCCGAAAGAATGGCATGATTTAGCAGATCCGGTTTATCACAAGCATGTTGGCATGTCGGCCCCATCACGATCTGGGACAACACACCTTACCGTTGAAGCCATTCTTCAAGGCGAGGGTTGGGAACAAGGATGGTCGACCCTTAAATCTATTTCAGGAAACTTCAAAACTGTTACTGAGCGCAGCTTCGGCGTACCTGATGGCGTCAATAGCGGTTCGTTTGGCGTGGGTATCGTGATTGATTTCTTTGGGTTATCTTCAAAAGCAACAGGGTTTCCCGTTGATTTTCACTACCCCACCGTGACAGCTCTCGTCCCTGCAAACGTAGGCATGGTCAGTAACGCGCCTAACAATGAGGCCGCTGCTGCCTTTATTGATTTCCTGTTATCGGAGGAAGGGCAAGCGCTGCTGCTTGATAAAAAGATCCAACGACTTCCAGTTAACCCTGCAGCCTATGCAAGTACCCCAGAAGGCTTCCCTAACCCATTTACAGGCGAGCAACTGGGCACCGTTGATTTTAACCTCGATGTTTCTAAGTCCCGCTATAACGTCGTCAACAGCCTTTTTGATGTCATGGTGACCTACAGACTGGATGAATTGCGCGAAGCAACAAAAGCCATTCAAGAGGCTGAAGCCAAAGCAAAAGCGGCCAAAAATTCCGAGGCAATGAATCTCGTCGCCGAAGCAAAACTTCTCGTATCCGCCGTCCCTATTACCGCTGAGCAAGCATCTGACCCTAAATTTGCAGGCATCTTTACAAAGAAACGTAAAAAAGCCTCTGACAAAGTCGAAGCACGTCAGGCAGAGATTGAGCAGGAGTGGGATAAAACAACGCTGGCTAACTATCAAAAAGCGACTGAGCTTGCAGAGCAAGCGATAGAACTTCTGTAG
- a CDS encoding TRAP transporter small permease subunit, producing the protein MESSRLPEDKNLAYLPSPFAAYVRFVESVNFYIGRFAMYLIFLMLGILVYSSITKTFFLPSLWTLEMAQFAMVAYYMLGGPYSMQLNSHVRMDLAYGNWSPRTKAMVDSFTVVFLIIYLGILLYGGISSTSYALEYGERSYSAWRPYMAPIKLIMCLSIFLMLLQATAVMLKDIATLRAPKVSEEKSEGGVQ; encoded by the coding sequence ATGGAGTCATCACGTCTGCCCGAGGATAAAAACCTAGCCTATCTGCCCTCACCGTTCGCGGCTTATGTCAGGTTTGTCGAATCGGTCAATTTTTACATCGGCCGCTTCGCCATGTATCTGATTTTTCTGATGCTGGGCATTCTCGTTTATTCATCTATTACCAAAACCTTCTTTCTGCCTTCGCTTTGGACACTCGAAATGGCACAGTTTGCGATGGTGGCGTACTACATGCTCGGTGGCCCTTATTCAATGCAGCTTAACAGCCATGTACGCATGGACTTGGCCTATGGTAACTGGTCGCCAAGAACCAAGGCGATGGTCGATAGCTTTACCGTCGTTTTCCTAATTATCTATCTTGGTATTCTGCTGTACGGCGGCATTTCCAGTACCTCCTATGCGTTGGAGTATGGTGAGCGCAGCTATTCCGCTTGGCGGCCGTATATGGCACCAATCAAACTCATCATGTGTCTCAGTATTTTCCTGATGCTGCTTCAAGCCACGGCTGTCATGCTCAAAGACATTGCCACATTGCGTGCTCCAAAAGTCTCTGAGGAAAAATCAGAAGGAGGCGTGCAATGA
- a CDS encoding ATP-binding protein produces the protein MKKRDSIATRIFALFVLLGLLSGAFLLSNSLSFQNLANSSRSLVDEQLPILISAAKVAQIGGSITTDATNLALANNEKALDRAQQNLANALPKLADITSSSAVKQRSYEFSLLVSRLSENIESIYRNTEQKLRLQNEQRQLRQQLHWLQIDFVEEVTPLTTDSQYNLNQLSEKLARQNGLSPEEFAKMRSESEVQVQLLKLEADLNLVLDLLQRTSLFNDRNDVLAAQSVIDETLLTINRQVNTLTPYPSTVTVRQMAAQVEALTLGPKNSISQSLKVLELDQENRTLLLKNQILIENVRLIINQAVSFAEDQNIETSKTLIEVIDQSSEQLKFTLIGIAFLTLFVGAYLRSQLLNRLSNVLRSMRHLAKGELQPLIDIRGKDEVSSLAKATNIFNEQARQVKQNTAMLEMKNRQLTEEIYQRQLTEQNLQETQEELVQAAKLAVLGQLTSGIVHEFSQPLAAISSNTYLAEQYIKQKRLDQAKDKLHKIDHITDRAARLCQHLKSFARKTDDLTQPTSVKHVLKNAMDLFTDSLPDTWVSVDISDNLHVQANDIRLEQVFVNLLSNSIDAITLKQETGSFTPRIHIFANKEAQNIAIHIVDNGCGMDANSQAQIFEPFFTTKEVGSGLGLGMSITHNIIQDFGGNIVVNSTPNQGTEIILCLTAA, from the coding sequence ATGAAAAAACGTGACAGTATAGCGACACGTATTTTTGCGTTGTTTGTGTTACTTGGCTTGCTATCGGGCGCATTTTTACTCTCAAATTCTTTGTCTTTTCAGAATCTGGCTAACAGTTCGCGATCACTGGTTGATGAGCAACTTCCCATTCTTATATCCGCGGCAAAGGTTGCCCAAATAGGGGGAAGTATCACCACAGACGCAACAAATCTGGCCCTGGCCAATAATGAAAAAGCGCTGGATCGGGCTCAACAAAATCTGGCAAATGCCCTTCCTAAGCTCGCTGACATCACAAGCTCAAGTGCAGTAAAACAACGCAGTTATGAATTCAGTTTGCTTGTATCCCGTCTATCAGAAAATATCGAAAGTATATATCGCAATACTGAGCAAAAGTTACGGCTTCAAAACGAACAGCGACAGTTGAGACAGCAATTGCACTGGCTGCAAATAGACTTTGTTGAGGAAGTCACGCCACTGACCACTGACAGCCAGTACAACCTCAACCAGTTATCAGAAAAGTTAGCCCGTCAAAATGGCTTGTCTCCTGAAGAGTTTGCGAAAATGCGTTCAGAATCGGAGGTACAGGTTCAGCTACTGAAGCTAGAGGCTGATTTAAACTTGGTGCTCGACCTGCTTCAACGTACCTCCTTGTTCAACGACCGAAATGATGTCTTAGCAGCACAAAGCGTGATAGATGAAACCTTATTAACGATTAACAGGCAGGTTAACACTCTTACCCCTTACCCAAGTACTGTCACTGTGCGCCAAATGGCAGCACAGGTAGAAGCATTAACGCTGGGGCCCAAAAATTCGATTTCTCAGAGTCTGAAGGTACTCGAACTGGATCAAGAAAACCGAACCCTCTTACTCAAAAACCAAATCCTAATAGAAAATGTCCGACTCATCATCAATCAGGCTGTTTCTTTCGCTGAAGATCAGAACATAGAAACCTCAAAAACGCTCATTGAAGTCATCGACCAAAGTAGTGAGCAACTGAAATTCACCCTAATTGGTATTGCGTTTCTTACCCTATTTGTCGGCGCTTATCTTCGCAGTCAATTGCTTAATCGATTATCAAATGTGCTGCGCAGTATGCGTCATTTAGCAAAGGGAGAGCTTCAGCCACTCATTGATATCAGAGGTAAAGACGAAGTCAGTTCACTTGCCAAAGCCACCAATATTTTCAATGAGCAGGCCAGACAGGTAAAACAAAACACGGCAATGTTGGAAATGAAAAACAGGCAGCTTACTGAAGAGATTTACCAACGACAACTGACTGAACAGAACCTACAAGAAACACAAGAAGAACTTGTACAGGCCGCCAAGCTGGCGGTTTTAGGGCAATTGACATCAGGTATCGTACATGAGTTTAGCCAACCGCTGGCCGCCATTAGCTCAAATACCTATCTGGCGGAGCAATACATCAAACAGAAAAGATTGGACCAGGCTAAAGACAAACTGCACAAGATTGACCATATTACCGACCGCGCCGCCCGTTTATGTCAGCATTTAAAATCCTTTGCACGTAAAACCGATGACCTGACCCAGCCAACATCAGTCAAGCATGTTTTGAAAAATGCCATGGACCTCTTCACTGATAGCTTACCGGACACATGGGTGTCCGTAGATATCAGCGACAATTTGCACGTACAGGCAAATGACATCAGATTAGAACAGGTTTTCGTCAATTTACTCAGTAACAGCATCGACGCTATCACTCTCAAACAAGAAACTGGCAGCTTTACGCCACGTATTCATATTTTTGCCAACAAAGAGGCTCAGAACATCGCCATTCATATCGTCGATAATGGCTGTGGGATGGACGCAAATTCCCAAGCACAGATTTTTGAACCCTTCTTTACCACGAAAGAGGTCGGCAGCGGGCTGGGGCTTGGCATGTCAATCACACATAACATTATTCAGGACTTCGGCGGGAATATCGTCGTCAACTCAACACCGAACCAGGGAACGGAGATCATATTATGTCTAACGGCCGCATAG